A section of the Enterobacter sp. C2 genome encodes:
- a CDS encoding phage tail tube protein, with protein sequence MSVVTQGTQLYVLADGAVSEVECITAFSPGGNPADQIEDTCLSERSTRTYKKGLRTPGAATVTLNADPANLSHLMLHRMAESDNQDDLTWAVGWADGESAPTVATASDPDAVDGLKLPEDRTWFVFKGKVTDFPFDFAANTVVATSASVQRSGPAVWVPKVPTGS encoded by the coding sequence ATGTCTGTAGTGACTCAGGGCACGCAGCTCTATGTTCTGGCGGACGGTGCAGTCAGCGAAGTTGAATGCATCACCGCGTTTAGCCCTGGCGGCAACCCAGCCGACCAGATCGAAGACACCTGTCTCAGCGAGCGCAGCACGCGAACCTATAAAAAGGGGCTGCGTACCCCCGGCGCGGCAACGGTGACGCTTAACGCGGATCCGGCGAACCTCAGCCACCTGATGCTGCACCGCATGGCAGAGTCCGACAATCAGGACGATCTTACCTGGGCAGTGGGCTGGGCTGATGGTGAATCAGCGCCAACAGTCGCAACAGCTTCTGATCCTGACGCTGTTGACGGACTGAAGCTACCAGAAGACCGCACCTGGTTTGTATTCAAAGGCAAGGTGACCGACTTCCCGTTTGATTTCGCGGCTAACACGGTTGTGGCCACGTCGGCATCAGTTCAGCGTTCCGGCCCGGCGGTATGGGTGCCGAAAGTTCCGACTGGCAGCTAA
- a CDS encoding DUF3168 domain-containing protein, with amino-acid sequence MIAPIFTVCAASPSVVALLGGETLRLYPFGQQDDNVIYPYAVWQNLYGTPENYLAQRPDADSFTLQVDVYADTPDQAIAVAAALRDAIEPHAYIARWGVQGRDPETKRYRYSFDVDWIVKR; translated from the coding sequence ATGATTGCGCCGATCTTTACCGTCTGCGCTGCCAGCCCGTCGGTGGTGGCACTGCTGGGCGGCGAAACGCTGCGCCTCTATCCGTTCGGCCAGCAGGATGACAACGTTATCTATCCCTATGCCGTCTGGCAGAATCTCTATGGCACCCCCGAAAACTATCTGGCCCAGCGGCCTGATGCAGATTCTTTCACGCTGCAGGTAGACGTTTACGCTGACACGCCAGACCAGGCGATCGCCGTGGCCGCCGCGCTGCGGGATGCGATTGAGCCGCATGCTTACATCGCCCGCTGGGGCGTGCAGGGAAGAGACCCCGAAACCAAGCGCTACCGCTATTCGTTCGACGTCGACTGGATAGTGAAGCGGTAA
- a CDS encoding nitrite transporter — protein MFDIDKYRSVTWQMGGRVWPVLDCYGVVHEVRRDLGLPEWPVFEGVIREGDTMMRTFAEFSTSVQRTAAKEGAVAACYSGGVVDHLGVVVNIDGALHVLESNPHRNVTILPLARFERLYSSVEYYE, from the coding sequence ATGTTCGATATAGACAAATACCGATCTGTCACCTGGCAGATGGGCGGACGCGTCTGGCCGGTGCTCGACTGTTATGGCGTGGTGCATGAGGTACGCCGTGATCTTGGGCTGCCGGAATGGCCTGTATTCGAGGGCGTGATCCGCGAGGGCGATACGATGATGCGAACCTTTGCGGAATTTTCTACCAGCGTGCAGCGCACGGCGGCGAAAGAGGGGGCGGTTGCGGCATGTTACTCCGGCGGAGTTGTCGATCACCTGGGCGTTGTCGTCAACATTGACGGCGCGCTGCATGTACTTGAGTCAAACCCACACCGTAACGTGACAATCCTGCCTCTGGCCCGCTTTGAGCGGCTGTATTCATCCGTGGAGTATTACGAGTGA
- a CDS encoding phage tail tape measure protein: MAGKSLGTLTIDLIAKVGGFVAGMDKAERSSTKWRRQVEDNVKAANSAISSIGIVAAGAAVAASTAGIALLKTTSEQITETDRWAKSLRLSTQELLAWQFAAEKAGVSGDQMADIFKDIGDKIGDAVINKSGEAVDALNALGLSADKLSKTTPDKQLLAIGEALSKVSTNAGKITILESLGNDLSKLLPLFDNNNEKLKSFIQQAKDYGVAPDAKSINDLLKVNELFQDIEAQVKGLKIEIASGLAKVDLTQLNKSLSDVKNILTDPSVLQGLASLVSQIAGLAGWMAKAASEAGKLAVASGNRMAALGGNVDMSNIDQVNERIEYLQRNLSGRNGFYSQGESFFGWLTGGDDSVKTLSEELKGLIDQREKLSKQKNAVNLPPTTQATTAPKSSFALGTNEVNGKTTVDAGAKKLENAFKATEQAYQRQIALIDTTGKKVIEVTELQRLQFDIADGKLAGLNEIQKTRLSQLATEIDRLNAVRRASEENLKLAEFTAGLQASNQNEKASLDIDVAGGWLGEQERERMRDRLQIQADFLSRQADLQKQYQAGDITKTLYDSETQALNDALAERLQIQEDYYQQVDDLRNNGTAGFVSGLATQIEASMDLYSNMQQVGAQAFSSLTDMITEWAETGKMNVKDFAATFIQSMGAALLQYAAAQVAMAALQAFTSMIGIPYVGPTLAGPAATAAAASAGVLMLGVSSALKGQAHDGIDSVPETGTWLLQKGERVTTAKTSAKLDATLERVGRQSTGGQAAHITIPVEVHGDPDQRTLALIEGAVKRGAQLGYQMTANDLAGGSGQTSKALNSGWTVGRKKR; encoded by the coding sequence ATGGCTGGTAAATCTCTTGGCACCCTCACAATAGATCTCATAGCCAAGGTTGGTGGGTTTGTGGCGGGGATGGACAAAGCGGAACGTTCTTCGACTAAATGGCGTAGACAAGTAGAGGACAATGTCAAAGCCGCTAACTCGGCGATCTCCTCAATTGGCATCGTAGCTGCTGGGGCAGCAGTCGCGGCCAGTACTGCTGGCATTGCTTTGCTGAAGACCACATCTGAACAAATAACCGAGACTGACCGTTGGGCTAAATCTCTACGCCTGTCAACTCAAGAGCTTTTGGCTTGGCAGTTTGCCGCCGAAAAGGCTGGGGTTTCTGGTGATCAGATGGCCGATATCTTTAAAGATATAGGAGATAAAATAGGTGATGCTGTAATCAATAAGTCCGGGGAGGCCGTTGATGCGCTCAATGCTTTAGGTTTATCAGCAGACAAGTTATCTAAAACCACCCCAGATAAACAGCTTTTGGCTATAGGTGAGGCTTTAAGTAAAGTTTCAACTAACGCCGGTAAGATAACTATTCTTGAGAGTCTTGGTAATGATTTGTCAAAACTACTCCCGCTATTTGATAATAACAATGAAAAACTAAAATCATTCATTCAGCAAGCGAAAGATTATGGCGTTGCCCCTGATGCCAAGTCTATTAATGACTTGTTGAAAGTTAACGAACTTTTTCAAGATATTGAGGCTCAAGTTAAAGGGCTGAAAATTGAAATTGCAAGTGGGCTCGCAAAAGTAGACTTAACTCAATTAAATAAGTCTCTTAGCGATGTAAAAAACATCTTAACCGATCCATCTGTTTTACAAGGGCTGGCTTCTCTTGTGAGCCAGATAGCTGGGCTGGCGGGATGGATGGCAAAGGCGGCATCTGAGGCTGGTAAGCTTGCTGTAGCGTCAGGAAATAGAATGGCCGCATTAGGCGGCAATGTCGATATGTCAAATATCGATCAGGTAAACGAGCGTATTGAATATCTTCAGAGGAACCTTTCGGGGCGGAACGGATTCTATTCCCAAGGGGAGTCTTTCTTTGGCTGGCTAACTGGCGGGGATGACAGCGTAAAAACCTTGAGCGAAGAGCTAAAGGGATTAATTGATCAACGTGAAAAGCTGTCGAAACAAAAAAATGCTGTGAATCTCCCACCCACTACCCAAGCCACCACAGCGCCAAAGAGTTCATTTGCGCTCGGAACCAATGAGGTTAACGGCAAGACTACAGTGGATGCAGGTGCTAAAAAGCTGGAAAACGCCTTTAAGGCGACCGAGCAGGCATACCAGCGGCAGATAGCACTGATCGACACCACGGGTAAAAAGGTGATCGAGGTTACAGAGCTTCAACGCCTTCAGTTTGATATTGCAGACGGCAAACTCGCCGGGCTCAATGAGATACAGAAAACCCGCTTGTCGCAGCTGGCCACCGAAATTGACCGGCTCAATGCTGTTCGCCGGGCGAGTGAAGAAAATCTCAAACTGGCTGAGTTCACCGCCGGGCTGCAGGCCTCTAACCAGAACGAGAAAGCGTCGCTTGATATTGATGTGGCCGGAGGCTGGCTGGGAGAGCAGGAGCGCGAGCGTATGCGTGACCGCCTCCAGATTCAGGCAGACTTCCTTTCTCGTCAGGCTGATCTGCAGAAGCAGTACCAGGCTGGCGATATAACAAAAACGCTTTATGACAGCGAGACCCAGGCTCTTAACGATGCGCTGGCCGAACGCCTGCAGATTCAGGAGGATTACTACCAGCAGGTTGACGATCTCCGCAATAACGGTACTGCTGGTTTTGTCTCCGGGTTGGCCACGCAAATAGAGGCCTCCATGGATCTGTACTCCAACATGCAGCAGGTTGGCGCGCAGGCATTCAGCAGCCTGACCGATATGATCACCGAGTGGGCTGAAACAGGGAAGATGAACGTTAAGGACTTCGCAGCCACCTTTATTCAGTCGATGGGGGCAGCGCTTCTCCAGTACGCAGCTGCACAGGTGGCAATGGCTGCACTCCAGGCTTTTACCAGCATGATCGGCATACCTTACGTCGGTCCGACACTGGCAGGGCCAGCGGCGACGGCTGCAGCAGCTAGCGCTGGTGTGTTGATGCTCGGCGTCAGCTCAGCCCTCAAAGGCCAGGCTCATGACGGTATCGACTCGGTACCGGAAACCGGCACTTGGCTGCTGCAAAAAGGCGAGCGTGTGACCACGGCTAAAACCAGCGCGAAGCTGGATGCCACGCTGGAGCGTGTAGGCAGGCAGTCTACCGGCGGTCAGGCTGCACACATCACCATTCCTGTCGAGGTTCACGGCGATCCGGATCAACGCACGCTGGCTCTGATAGAGGGGGCAGTGAAGCGCGGCGCGCAGCTGGGCTACCAGATGACGGCTAACGATCTGGCTGGCGGTTCAGGTCAGACATCAAAAGCGCTGAACAGCGGCTGGACGGTAGGGAGGAAAAAGCGCTGA
- a CDS encoding DUF1833 family protein, with protein MTILNRLYASGGDEVLIETLQINIGNDVHYLTRGWDDIEVATEEGERLTFQGCGIDIALPARNSDGTQDLKFAISNITGEVSNAIRKALDNLQGATLTYRLYISTSLNAPAARPYTLAIKTGYWTSTEVQITAGYMNVLDTAWPRYRYTLPAFPGLRYL; from the coding sequence ATGACGATACTGAACAGGCTTTACGCCTCCGGCGGCGATGAGGTGCTGATCGAGACGCTGCAAATCAACATCGGAAACGACGTGCATTATCTCACCCGTGGCTGGGATGATATCGAAGTAGCAACGGAAGAGGGCGAGCGGCTAACTTTTCAGGGTTGCGGCATTGATATCGCCCTGCCTGCCCGGAACAGCGACGGCACGCAGGATCTGAAATTTGCCATCAGCAATATCACTGGTGAGGTATCGAACGCAATCCGTAAGGCGCTCGATAACCTTCAGGGTGCAACGCTGACCTATCGCCTGTACATATCAACCAGCCTGAATGCACCGGCGGCGCGACCGTATACGCTGGCGATTAAAACCGGCTACTGGACGTCCACTGAGGTGCAGATCACCGCAGGCTACATGAACGTGCTGGATACGGCCTGGCCCCGGTACCGTTATACGCTGCCCGCGTTCCCCGGTCTTCGCTACCTCTGA
- a CDS encoding phage tail assembly chaperone family protein, TAC has protein sequence MQLTLDNLKKAGAFTGRPIEKEITWKQGEEEFTATVFIRPAGYHAATQVIQASAGKIDGVAGYIAAAVCDEEGNPVFTAKDITGEADPERGALDGALTVALLVAIQEVNELGKMSSPPKMKSGASSSSTVSADEQLPKHKSDSASESSSSGSGTAASTED, from the coding sequence ATGCAACTGACGCTTGATAATCTGAAAAAAGCCGGCGCGTTCACCGGCCGCCCGATTGAAAAAGAAATCACCTGGAAGCAGGGGGAGGAAGAGTTTACCGCAACGGTGTTTATTCGCCCGGCCGGTTACCATGCTGCCACCCAGGTCATTCAGGCCAGCGCCGGGAAGATCGACGGCGTAGCTGGCTATATCGCTGCGGCGGTTTGTGACGAAGAAGGCAACCCGGTATTTACTGCCAAAGACATTACCGGGGAGGCCGATCCGGAACGCGGTGCGCTCGATGGCGCGCTGACGGTCGCGCTGCTGGTCGCCATCCAGGAGGTGAACGAGCTGGGAAAGATGAGCTCACCGCCGAAGATGAAGTCTGGTGCGAGCTCGTCCTCAACGGTATCGGCGGACGAACAATTGCCGAAGCACAAGAGCGACTCAGCTTCAGAGAGTTCCAGCTCTGGCTCCGGTACCGCAGCCAGTACGGAGGACTAA